In Bifidobacterium adolescentis ATCC 15703, the sequence GAAGGATGGTTATGAATATCACCGTGTATCTCGGTGCGCATGAGGGAAACGATCCCATATACAAGAAAGCCGTTGAGGAATTGGGCATATGGATTGCGGACAATGGCAACAGGCTGGTGTATGGCGGCTCCGATGAAGGATTGATGGCCGTGATCGCCGACACCGTACTCGCCCATGACGGCGACGTGACCGGTATCGAGGCGCAGATGTTTGTGGACAGAGGCGTTGCACACCATAACCTAACCCAACTGGTTGTCGTGCCGAATATCGTGGAACGCCGGACCCGCATGATTGAGCTTGGCGACGTGTTCATCGCTTTCCCTGGCGGCACGGGAACGTTGGAGGAAATCAGTGAGGTGGTGTCGAAAATTTGTCTTGACCAACTGACCCAACCCTGCATCTTCTATAATCTCAACGGCTTTTATGATGATATGAAGGCATTCCTACAGCACA encodes:
- a CDS encoding TIGR00730 family Rossman fold protein, yielding MNITVYLGAHEGNDPIYKKAVEELGIWIADNGNRLVYGGSDEGLMAVIADTVLAHDGDVTGIEAQMFVDRGVAHHNLTQLVVVPNIVERRTRMIELGDVFIAFPGGTGTLEEISEVVSKICLDQLTQPCIFYNLNGFYDDMKAFLQHMIDAGFSTAERQHGIYFASNLTEIERVIAAHNA